The following are encoded in a window of Variovorax paradoxus genomic DNA:
- a CDS encoding deoxyguanosinetriphosphate triphosphohydrolase, with translation MSLAAYACHPARSRGRRHAEPPAPTRDAFQRDRDRIVHSTAFRRLVYKTQVFLNHEGDLFRTRLTHSLEVAQLGRSIARALRLNEDLVEAIALAHDLGHTPFGHAGQDALNACMAEHGGFEHNLQSLRVVDALEHRYPQYDGLNLSFETREGILKHCSRANAERIETAEPQGVARRFLDRTQPGLEAQLCNLADAIAYNAHDIDDGVRSGLISVEQLADVELFERYRREALAEHPQLPGQGRRVLYETIRRMLSAQVYDVIDTTRAAIEALGPVDADAVRQAPPLVAFSGAMQAQSEALKQFLFRNLYRHPQVTQTTDQASEVVRELFDAYLARGTEMPASYAERRDRHRAVADYIAGMTDRFAMREHERLTGRRGIA, from the coding sequence ATGAGCCTTGCGGCGTACGCCTGCCATCCCGCGCGCTCGCGCGGACGGCGCCACGCGGAACCGCCCGCGCCCACGCGCGATGCCTTCCAGCGCGATCGCGACCGCATCGTTCATTCCACGGCCTTCCGCCGGCTGGTCTACAAGACCCAGGTCTTCCTGAACCACGAGGGCGACCTGTTCCGCACGCGGCTCACGCATTCGCTGGAAGTCGCGCAGCTGGGCCGTTCCATCGCACGCGCGCTGCGACTCAACGAAGACCTGGTCGAGGCCATCGCGCTGGCTCACGACCTTGGCCACACGCCCTTCGGCCACGCCGGGCAGGACGCGCTCAATGCCTGCATGGCCGAACACGGCGGCTTTGAGCACAACCTGCAAAGCCTGCGCGTGGTCGACGCGCTGGAGCACCGCTATCCGCAGTACGACGGCCTGAACCTCAGCTTCGAAACGCGCGAAGGCATCCTCAAGCACTGCTCGCGCGCCAACGCCGAACGCATCGAGACTGCCGAGCCGCAGGGCGTGGCGCGCCGCTTTCTCGACCGCACGCAGCCGGGGCTGGAGGCACAGCTGTGCAACCTGGCCGACGCCATCGCCTACAACGCACACGACATCGACGACGGCGTGCGCTCGGGTCTCATCAGCGTCGAGCAACTGGCCGACGTGGAACTGTTCGAACGCTACCGCCGAGAGGCGCTGGCCGAGCATCCGCAGCTGCCGGGCCAGGGCCGGCGCGTGCTCTATGAAACCATCCGCCGCATGCTCAGCGCGCAGGTCTACGACGTGATCGACACGACGCGCGCGGCCATTGAAGCGCTGGGGCCGGTCGATGCCGACGCCGTGCGCCAGGCGCCGCCGCTGGTGGCCTTCAGCGGCGCCATGCAGGCGCAGTCGGAGGCGCTCAAGCAGTTCCTGTTTCGCAATCTTTATCGCCACCCGCAGGTCACGCAGACCACCGACCAGGCGAGCGAGGTCGTGCGCGAGCTGTTCGATGCCTACCTCGCGCGCGGCACCGAGATGCCCGCGTCGTATGCCGAGCGCCGCGACCGGCACCGCGCCGTGGCCGACTACATCGCCGGCATGACCGACCGCTTCGCCATGCGCGAACACGAGCGGCTGACCGGCCGCCGGGGCATCGCATGA
- a CDS encoding shikimate kinase, with translation MAVALVGLPGAGKSAVGRRLGARLNTPFIDTDHVIEQRIGCTIRDFFDREGEIAFRDIEQAVIADLAASPHGVLATGGGAVLREANRQQLRDHFHVIYLRSSPEDLFRRLRHDVKRPLLQVADPLGRLRELHDARDPFYRETAHDVVDTGRPSIAVLVNLIVMQLELAGVVEPGAHPEEPSD, from the coding sequence GTGGCGGTCGCACTTGTCGGGTTGCCCGGCGCCGGAAAGTCCGCAGTGGGCCGGCGCCTGGGCGCTCGGCTGAACACTCCGTTCATCGACACAGATCACGTGATCGAGCAGCGCATCGGCTGCACGATCCGTGATTTTTTCGATCGCGAGGGCGAAATCGCCTTCCGCGACATCGAGCAGGCGGTCATTGCCGATTTGGCCGCGAGCCCGCACGGTGTGCTGGCGACCGGCGGTGGCGCCGTGCTGCGCGAGGCCAATCGCCAGCAGCTGCGCGATCATTTCCACGTCATTTACCTGCGCTCTTCGCCCGAAGACCTGTTCCGGCGCCTGCGCCATGACGTCAAGCGCCCGTTGTTGCAGGTGGCCGACCCACTGGGCCGGCTGCGCGAGCTGCACGATGCGCGCGACCCGTTCTACCGGGAAACGGCCCATGACGTGGTCGACACCGGCCGCCCGTCGATCGCGGTGCTCGTCAACCTCATCGTGATGCAGCTCGAGCTGGCCGGCGTGGTCGAGCCCGGTGCCCATCCGGAAGAGCCCTCCGACTGA
- the aroB gene encoding 3-dehydroquinate synthase — protein MSLSVSPALSASPQPERVEIQLGERSYPILIGAGLLQDATNFDVVPAAASALIVSNTTVAPLYAQGLRTVLAGRFRTVHLLELPDGEVHKNLETLNLIFDALLGHGSDRKTVLFALGGGVVGDMTGFAAASYMRGVPFVQVPTTLLAQVDSSVGGKTAINHPLGKNMIGAFYQPQLVLCDLDTLQTLPPRELSAGLAEVIKYGPIYDMAFFDWIESNIEALVARDPAALAHAVKRSCEIKALVVGQDERETGLRAILNFGHTFGHAIESGLGYGEWLHGEAVGCGMVMAAQLSQRLGGVDAAFVARLTRLIERAGLPTVGPALGAERYLELMRVDKKSEAGEIRFVVIDRPGSAVVRSAPDAMVRDVLAQCCAA, from the coding sequence ATGTCCCTGTCCGTTTCGCCCGCACTTTCCGCATCACCACAGCCCGAACGCGTCGAGATCCAACTCGGCGAGCGCAGCTACCCGATCCTCATCGGTGCAGGGCTGCTGCAAGACGCCACCAACTTCGACGTCGTTCCGGCGGCCGCGAGTGCATTGATCGTCAGCAACACCACGGTGGCGCCGCTCTACGCCCAGGGGCTGCGCACCGTGCTGGCCGGCCGTTTCCGCACGGTTCACCTGCTCGAACTGCCCGACGGCGAGGTGCACAAGAACCTCGAAACGCTCAACCTGATCTTCGACGCCCTCCTGGGCCACGGCAGCGACCGCAAGACGGTGCTGTTCGCGCTCGGCGGCGGGGTGGTGGGCGACATGACCGGCTTCGCCGCTGCCAGCTACATGCGCGGCGTGCCCTTCGTCCAGGTGCCGACCACGCTGCTGGCGCAGGTCGATTCGTCGGTGGGCGGCAAGACGGCCATCAACCACCCGTTGGGCAAGAACATGATCGGCGCGTTCTACCAGCCGCAGCTCGTGCTGTGCGACCTGGACACGCTGCAGACGCTGCCCCCGCGCGAACTGAGCGCCGGCCTGGCCGAAGTCATCAAGTACGGCCCGATCTACGACATGGCCTTCTTCGACTGGATCGAGTCGAACATCGAAGCGCTGGTGGCGCGCGATCCGGCCGCGCTGGCCCATGCCGTCAAGCGCAGCTGCGAGATCAAGGCGCTGGTGGTCGGTCAGGACGAGCGCGAGACCGGCCTGCGCGCCATCCTCAATTTCGGTCACACCTTCGGCCATGCCATCGAGTCGGGCCTGGGCTACGGCGAGTGGCTGCACGGAGAGGCCGTCGGTTGCGGCATGGTCATGGCGGCGCAGCTGTCGCAGCGGCTGGGTGGTGTCGACGCGGCTTTCGTCGCGCGACTCACGCGCCTGATCGAACGTGCCGGCCTGCCCACCGTGGGTCCGGCGCTGGGCGCCGAGCGCTACCTCGAACTGATGCGCGTCGACAAGAAATCGGAAGCCGGCGAGATCCGCTTCGTGGTGATCGACCGACCCGGCTCCGCCGTCGTGCGCAGCGCACCCGACGCGATGGTGCGCGACGTGCTCGCGCAGTGCTGCGCGGCATGA